CGCTCCTGGCAATCGTTTCACTCATCGTGCCCGGATGGGATTCACTCCAGAGAACCTCCCTTTTCAGCGACAACCCCTGGATCGAACTGCACGCCACGATCGGGATGTTCAGCTACGGCGCTTTCGGGTTGCTCGCGCTGACTTCGGTCATGTTCATCCTGCAGAACCAGAGCCTGAAGCAGAAACATTTCAGCGTGTTCTCCCGGCTGCTCCCCTCCATCGTGGAGCTCGACCAGATCAGTTTCCGCCTGTTGATCTTCGGGATCTGCCTGCTGACCCTCTCGCTCGGGATCGGCGAGGTTTTCCGGATGCGCGAACCCGAGTCCGTCACCGTGATCAAGTCAGCCGTGACCGCACTCGTCTGGCTCATCTACCTCGTCATTCTGGCCGTCCGGCGCTTCCGGCTGCTCAGCTCGAGTCAATTGGCCTGCGCCTGCATCGTAGCCTTCGGCCTTGCTCTCCTCACCCTCGGACCAGTCAGCCGCAGCGGCCAGTCTTCGGATCCAGCCGCCGTACTAGAAAAAGCGGAGCGATGAGCAATCGGAGCCAGTTAGTCCTGGTCGGGGTCAGTCATCGGACCGCATCGGTCGACCAGCGGGAACGAATCGCCATCGATCCCCAGGAACTCGAAAGATTCTATGATGGCCTTCTCGCCATCCCGGGCGTGCACGAGTCGTTCGCCCTGAGCACCTGCAACCGGCTCGAGATTTACGCCCGGATCGACCACGTTGAGGCCACCGGAAACATTGGCCGCTACATCTGCGAGTTCAACCGGATCGAACCCGGAGCCTTCGAGACCATGCGGATGAATTCCAGCGATCTGGAGGCCGCCATCCACCTCTTCGAAGTGGCCGCAGGAATCGACTCCCAGATCATCGGCGAGACCGAAATTCTCGGTCAGGTCAAGAATGCCTATTCCATCGCGACACGGAAAGGTGCCGCCGGCCCCGTCCTCAACCGCCTCGTTCAGAAGAGCTTCCAGGCGGCAAAGTGGATCCGCACCCACACCGCGATCGGCGAAGGTCAGATCAATGTCGCCACCGTTTCGGTCGATCTCGCGATCAAGATCTTCGGCCGTCTCGGCCAGACCCGGATACTCGTGGTCGGAACCGGAGAGATCGGCGAGAAGACCGCCAAAGCCCTCCAGAGCCGCGGGGCGGCCGACCTGACCGTGACCAGCCGTCGGCTGGAAACCGCCGAAGACCTGGCCAGGCGGGTTGGCGGACGCGCCGTCTCCCTCGAGGTTCTCGACAAGGGCCTGGCGGATTTCGACATCGTGATTTCTTCGACCTCGGCCCCGATGGCCATCCTGACCCGGGACAAGGTGGACCGGTCCATGGCAAAGCGAATCCATCGACCGCTCTTCCTCATCGACCTCGCCGTTCCGCGCGACATCGAGCCCGCCTGCGGGGAACTCAACAACGTCTACCTCTACAACGTCGACGACCTGGCCGCGATCGCCGAAGAGAATCTCTCCCAGAGGCGGGCCGAGGTCGGCCGCTGCCGGCCGATCCTGGCCGAACGCGCCGAGCGGGCCTGGGGGGCCATCGCGACCCGCATTCAGCCCAAGGTCGGGTCGTCCAACGGAGTCAAACCGACGCCAGGCGCCTGACCAGCCAGGAGGCGGCTCCACCCGTATCCGGTTTATGGAGTCGCCGGCGCAGCTCCGCCGCGCCCTCCCGCGTCCGCTCCCGTCGCAGGGGGTCCTCGAGCGCGGACCGGATCTCGCCGGCCAGAGCCGCCGGCCGGGCCGCCCCCTGCAGGAATTCCGGATAAACGGGAGACTCGAGGATGAGATTGGCGATCCCGAGAAAGGGCACCCGGATGACCCGCCGCGCAATCAGGTAAGTGACAAGGTTGGCCCGGTAGGCGATGGCCCCCGGAATACCCGCCAGGGCGCAGGCCAGGGACATGGTGCCTGAACTGGTCAGGACCGCGGCCCCGCCCACCACCGTCTCCTTCGGCACCAGGCGAATGGCGTCGTCCAGCCCCGGCCTCCGGCCGATCAAATCGTGCACAAGATCACGGATTCCGGGTCCGGGCGTGACCACGACCGCATCCCTTTCGCCCCCGTCGGCTCGATAACGCGCATAGGCGTCGAGCAGGACCGGGGCAATCCTCGATACCGCAGCCCGACGGCTGCCGGGAAGCAGCAGGATCGGCCCGGAAGGGTCATGGAAAAGGCATGACGAATAATCGTCCGCGAGAAAGGGATGGCCGACGAAATCCACCGGGAGCCGCGTATCGGCATAACAATCCACCTCGAACGGAAAGATCACCGCCAGGGCAT
This sequence is a window from Opitutaceae bacterium. Protein-coding genes within it:
- a CDS encoding lipid-A-disaccharide synthase; amino-acid sequence: MSASFLPPVNGPVDLLIIAGEHSGDQQAARMLRGALEREPDLKAAALGGAELQSAGAQLLFDLTASSVVGLAEVLRNYGFFKRIFAETLRWIETHRPRVVCLVDYPGFNLRLAKALFESGISRKGGGNVSVIYYISPQIWAWKAGRRFTMARHLDALAVIFPFEVDCYADTRLPVDFVGHPFLADDYSSCLFHDPSGPILLLPGSRRAAVSRIAPVLLDAYARYRADGGERDAVVVTPGPGIRDLVHDLIGRRPGLDDAIRLVPKETVVGGAAVLTSSGTMSLACALAGIPGAIAYRANLVTYLIARRVIRVPFLGIANLILESPVYPEFLQGAARPAALAGEIRSALEDPLRRERTREGAAELRRRLHKPDTGGAASWLVRRLASV
- the hemA gene encoding glutamyl-tRNA reductase, translated to MSNRSQLVLVGVSHRTASVDQRERIAIDPQELERFYDGLLAIPGVHESFALSTCNRLEIYARIDHVEATGNIGRYICEFNRIEPGAFETMRMNSSDLEAAIHLFEVAAGIDSQIIGETEILGQVKNAYSIATRKGAAGPVLNRLVQKSFQAAKWIRTHTAIGEGQINVATVSVDLAIKIFGRLGQTRILVVGTGEIGEKTAKALQSRGAADLTVTSRRLETAEDLARRVGGRAVSLEVLDKGLADFDIVISSTSAPMAILTRDKVDRSMAKRIHRPLFLIDLAVPRDIEPACGELNNVYLYNVDDLAAIAEENLSQRRAEVGRCRPILAERAERAWGAIATRIQPKVGSSNGVKPTPGA
- the ccsA gene encoding cytochrome c biogenesis protein CcsA; this encodes MAATTYAVAFGLAVRSISRSMRHSRVALLVILAIGFVLQTIGLYQRGISNGGCPLGNKFEIVQFLVWSATALFLVVGPAFRLSLLGFFTSGLVALLAIVSLIVPGWDSLQRTSLFSDNPWIELHATIGMFSYGAFGLLALTSVMFILQNQSLKQKHFSVFSRLLPSIVELDQISFRLLIFGICLLTLSLGIGEVFRMREPESVTVIKSAVTALVWLIYLVILAVRRFRLLSSSQLACACIVAFGLALLTLGPVSRSGQSSDPAAVLEKAER